One genomic region from Saprospiraceae bacterium encodes:
- a CDS encoding dynamin family protein: protein MDIRHKELMETVSELRGRVRDPFMFVVVGEVKAGKSSFINALLKADREICKVAPMPMTDTIQQILYGPEEMEVFINPHFKRIFVAADILKEIAIVDTPGTNTIVAHHQEITERFIPSSDLIVFVFESKNPYRQSAWDFFDYIKEEWRKKVIFVLQQKDLMNAEDLGINEKGLAEYAHKKGMSDIKIFSVSAKLELEGKENESGFVELRAYINDHILKGKAPFIKLYNNISTAQNINERIFKGIIDRKEQYIYDVNFRNDIRTSLDEQEYKSKNQVENLVENLLAAYDRATMKTEKELEEGLGIFSLFKRSIVSVFSKSQSVKEWLTVLLNGLEKDLQIELQSKLSGGIADIADNVQQMGKIIDLKIRNSRTILKDNHELFAEIAERRANVFRDLQESFNNFLNKSENFSQAEMFPGQESISPQIAGGTGMGIVGIVLAAITKGAIFDVTGGVISGLGFLFAGALAFFQKRKFMDAFRKEIAKGRLSLESDVRVKLNDYIVNIRKKIESSFNDFDGLLQYEEAQLKKLDVSHEKIKIDLHKLEGELKQYDLV from the coding sequence ATGGATATTAGACACAAAGAACTGATGGAGACAGTCTCAGAATTAAGAGGTCGGGTTAGGGATCCATTTATGTTTGTAGTCGTCGGTGAAGTCAAAGCTGGCAAAAGCAGTTTTATCAATGCTTTGCTCAAAGCTGACCGCGAAATCTGCAAAGTAGCTCCAATGCCAATGACAGATACGATCCAACAGATACTATACGGTCCGGAAGAGATGGAGGTATTTATCAATCCGCATTTTAAGCGAATATTTGTCGCCGCTGACATATTAAAAGAGATAGCGATCGTCGATACTCCAGGCACTAATACGATAGTAGCACATCACCAGGAAATTACTGAAAGATTCATCCCATCTTCTGATCTTATTGTCTTCGTCTTTGAATCAAAAAATCCATATCGGCAGTCTGCCTGGGATTTTTTTGACTATATAAAAGAAGAATGGCGCAAAAAAGTGATTTTCGTCCTTCAGCAAAAAGACCTGATGAATGCTGAAGATCTGGGGATCAATGAAAAGGGCCTGGCAGAATATGCTCACAAAAAGGGTATGTCTGATATAAAAATATTTTCGGTGTCTGCCAAACTGGAACTAGAGGGCAAGGAAAACGAAAGTGGTTTTGTTGAGCTCCGTGCCTACATCAATGATCATATACTGAAAGGAAAAGCACCTTTTATCAAATTGTATAATAATATCTCTACTGCCCAAAACATCAATGAACGCATCTTCAAAGGGATCATTGACAGGAAAGAACAATATATCTATGATGTCAACTTTAGAAATGATATCAGGACCAGCCTTGATGAGCAGGAGTATAAATCTAAAAATCAAGTTGAAAACCTGGTAGAAAACCTGCTGGCAGCGTATGATCGGGCTACGATGAAAACAGAAAAAGAGCTCGAGGAAGGCTTGGGTATATTTTCTTTATTTAAAAGGTCTATTGTCTCCGTCTTCAGTAAAAGTCAATCGGTAAAAGAATGGTTGACCGTCTTGCTCAATGGCCTGGAAAAAGATCTACAGATAGAGTTGCAAAGTAAATTGTCAGGAGGCATTGCAGACATTGCGGACAATGTGCAGCAGATGGGAAAAATCATCGACCTCAAAATCCGAAACAGTCGCACCATTTTAAAAGACAATCACGAATTATTTGCAGAGATCGCTGAGCGAAGAGCCAATGTATTTAGAGATCTGCAGGAATCGTTCAATAACTTCCTCAATAAGTCTGAAAATTTTAGCCAGGCAGAAATGTTTCCCGGGCAAGAATCAATCTCCCCCCAAATCGCAGGAGGTACCGGAATGGGTATAGTAGGTATCGTATTGGCGGCAATTACCAAAGGGGCTATTTTCGATGTGACCGGAGGAGTAATCTCCGGATTAGGATTTTTATTTGCCGGAGCTTTGGCATTTTTCCAAAAACGAAAGTTCATGGATGCTTTCAGGAAAGAAATCGCCAAAGGCAGACTCAGCCTGGAATCTGATGTACGAGTCAAACTCAATGATTATATCGTCAATATCCGTAAGAAAATAGAGAGCTCATTTAATGATTTTGACGGCTTACTTCAATATGAAGAAGCCCAATTGAAAAAACTGGATGTCAGTCATGAAAAAATAAAAATTGATCTCCATAAGCTCGAAGGAGAGTTAAAGCAGTATGATTTGGTATAA
- a CDS encoding DNA polymerase/3'-5' exonuclease PolX, which produces MSNKEIANAFDLLAKIMELHNENPFKIRSYQNAYLTLRKLDTPLADFGMEQLMEIKGIGEAIAEKIQSLVKTGSMPTLEKYLVKTPPGVVEMLKINGLGPKKVATLWHEHGFASPGELLYACNENRLIELKGFGEKTQSAIIKAIGFLQSSEGKYLHHLVTYHANEIINMLGLAVPGSVTILTGSLRRGVPIVETMELLTTCSRVQLEKFMKNQPFEWDLPSKNNDKGMWQEFLPIHFYFTTGHDLIHDLVSTTGPRSFAQHVLDSPDKSFNTETELFKSKHLPYISPELRDIQHIEKWSQKELDLLINHQYIKGIIHCHSTYSDGIHSLEAMATEAQVCGYEYLVITDHSQAAAYANGLKLEQLEAQWLEIDHLNQKLHPFKILKGIECDILAHGDLDYNEEILSRFELIIGSIHSVFNMDETKATHRLIRAIENPFTNIIGHPSGRLLLSREGYPLDYARILDACKANQVAIELNANPQRLDIDASHITKCVESGVYVAINPDAHNKTSIKDINYGLISARRGALPASLCLNTMTANELISFCKKR; this is translated from the coding sequence GTGAGTAATAAAGAAATAGCCAATGCTTTTGATCTACTAGCCAAAATCATGGAATTGCACAATGAAAATCCATTCAAGATCAGATCCTACCAAAATGCCTATCTAACTCTTCGAAAATTAGATACACCGCTGGCGGATTTTGGCATGGAACAATTGATGGAAATTAAAGGTATTGGCGAAGCCATTGCTGAAAAAATCCAAAGCCTGGTGAAGACCGGCAGCATGCCTACTTTGGAAAAATACCTGGTTAAAACACCGCCCGGAGTGGTGGAAATGTTGAAAATAAACGGCCTGGGACCAAAAAAAGTAGCTACGCTCTGGCATGAACATGGATTTGCCTCACCAGGCGAATTACTATATGCCTGCAATGAAAACAGGCTCATTGAGCTTAAAGGTTTTGGTGAGAAGACTCAAAGTGCGATCATCAAAGCCATTGGATTTCTACAGTCAAGTGAAGGAAAATATCTCCACCATTTGGTCACTTATCATGCCAATGAAATCATTAACATGCTTGGCCTAGCCGTACCTGGTTCGGTCACCATCCTCACTGGCTCACTTCGTCGTGGTGTACCAATCGTAGAGACAATGGAATTATTGACGACCTGCTCCAGGGTGCAGCTTGAAAAGTTTATGAAAAATCAACCTTTTGAGTGGGATTTGCCTTCAAAAAACAATGACAAAGGTATGTGGCAAGAATTTTTGCCAATACATTTTTATTTTACGACCGGACATGATTTGATTCATGACCTGGTGAGCACGACAGGGCCTCGGTCGTTTGCACAACATGTACTCGATAGCCCTGACAAATCCTTTAACACAGAAACTGAATTATTCAAATCCAAGCACCTGCCTTATATCAGTCCTGAATTAAGGGACATCCAGCACATCGAAAAATGGTCTCAAAAAGAACTTGATTTGCTGATCAACCACCAATATATCAAAGGAATCATACATTGTCACTCTACTTACAGTGATGGCATTCATTCTTTAGAAGCTATGGCGACCGAAGCTCAAGTGTGTGGCTATGAGTATCTGGTCATTACGGATCATTCACAGGCTGCAGCATACGCCAATGGACTAAAGTTAGAGCAGCTGGAAGCACAGTGGCTGGAGATCGACCATCTAAACCAAAAACTACATCCATTCAAAATACTCAAGGGGATAGAATGTGATATCCTTGCACATGGTGACCTGGATTACAATGAAGAGATTTTATCCAGGTTTGAACTCATCATCGGATCCATCCACAGTGTGTTTAATATGGATGAGACTAAGGCTACCCATCGGCTTATAAGAGCCATCGAAAACCCTTTTACCAATATCATCGGCCATCCATCCGGACGATTGCTATTGAGCAGAGAGGGGTATCCACTTGATTATGCCAGAATTTTAGACGCATGTAAAGCCAATCAGGTGGCTATAGAGCTGAATGCCAACCCCCAAAGACTGGACATCGATGCCAGTCATATCACTAAGTGTGTAGAGTCAGGAGTGTATGTAGCTATCAATCCAGATGCGCATAATAAAACTTCTATCAAGGATATTAATTATGGTCTGATATCGGCCAGACGAGGAGCTTTGCCTGCATCATTGTGTCTCAATACCATGACAGCAAATGAATTGATCTCGTTTTGCAAAAAGCGTTAA
- a CDS encoding phosphoribosylformylglycinamidine cyclo-ligase, giving the protein MTDNSRYESRGVSSDKSDVHQAIRKLDHGLYKDTFCKILADPFSNNAEDNIILHADTAGTKTILAYLYWKETGDLNVWKGIAQDALVMNVDDMACSGAVERFIISNTILRNKKLIPVEVLEAIIEGTLEFAHVLKPLGIDIIHAGGETADVGDVIRTIDVGYTAYTRLNAKKVFVNQIQAGDLILGLGSAGQTSYESTYNSGISCNGLTSARHDVLSKYYLSNYPESFDSSIDSSLVYSGKYRMTDQIDLGPNVKKTIGELLLSPTRTFLPLLHQMMRADMEGIHGIIHGTGGAHSKVLKFVEGVHIIKDHMPEAPVIFQIIKECSQASVEEMYKVFNMGIRLEIYGSASALERVQIMAEALNIPNQIIGRVEGQESPVPTITMQVDQQKWSYQ; this is encoded by the coding sequence GTGACAGATAATTCTAGGTATGAGTCCAGGGGAGTATCCAGTGATAAAAGTGATGTGCATCAAGCAATCCGTAAGCTGGATCATGGCCTCTATAAAGATACCTTCTGCAAAATATTGGCCGATCCGTTTTCAAATAATGCTGAAGATAATATCATTTTGCATGCCGATACTGCAGGAACCAAAACCATTCTCGCCTATTTATACTGGAAGGAGACAGGTGATCTCAATGTATGGAAGGGGATTGCCCAGGATGCTTTGGTGATGAATGTGGATGATATGGCCTGTAGCGGAGCAGTCGAAAGGTTTATCATATCCAATACGATCCTCCGCAACAAAAAATTGATTCCCGTCGAAGTACTTGAAGCTATAATAGAAGGTACTTTGGAGTTTGCCCATGTGCTTAAGCCTCTTGGCATAGACATTATACACGCTGGTGGGGAGACTGCAGATGTAGGGGATGTGATCCGGACTATTGATGTTGGATACACCGCCTATACCCGCTTGAATGCCAAAAAGGTGTTTGTCAATCAAATTCAGGCTGGAGATTTGATTTTAGGCCTTGGCTCTGCCGGACAGACCAGTTACGAGTCTACTTATAATAGTGGTATCAGTTGTAATGGACTGACGAGTGCTCGTCACGATGTCTTATCGAAATACTATCTCTCCAATTATCCAGAATCTTTTGACTCAAGCATAGATTCCTCTTTGGTATACAGCGGAAAATACCGGATGACTGATCAAATAGACTTGGGCCCAAATGTCAAAAAGACTATTGGTGAATTATTATTGTCCCCTACCCGAACTTTTCTGCCCCTTTTACATCAAATGATGCGAGCAGACATGGAGGGTATTCATGGGATCATCCATGGGACAGGTGGCGCGCATAGCAAGGTGTTGAAATTTGTTGAAGGGGTGCACATCATTAAGGACCATATGCCGGAAGCTCCAGTTATATTTCAAATAATTAAAGAATGCAGTCAAGCTTCTGTCGAGGAAATGTATAAAGTATTTAATATGGGCATCCGGTTGGAAATATATGGTTCGGCATCAGCTTTGGAGCGGGTACAAATTATGGCAGAAGCATTAAATATCCCTAATCAAATTATAGGTAGAGTAGAAGGTCAGGAAAGTCCTGTCCCCACCATCACGATGCAGGTAGACCAGCAGAAGTGGAGCTACCAATGA
- a CDS encoding MATE family efflux transporter: MNLSTSYRNILKISAPIMIGGASQNIIALTDSIFLYHYDQLMFAAMGFVGVYYLIIAAIGYGFSRGGQILIARKMGEKNKVAIGQIVHMMVLFELVMATVMFFFMRYGSEWLFTKLASSETIIQHSLSYIKYRSVGAFFSYLGVVYIALYAGVARTAVIGYQTFVLIIINLILNYGFIFGHFGLPSMGIGGAALASTLAEAITLIIFTFFIFLDNKKYQYHIFNLHPINWKIIRQIIQVSVPFVVQSIVGLGSWFLLFSWIENMGEKELAISNLGRIVYLILSVPIWGYAAGIQTLVSGYIGKDRLNAVIPIIKKTAVLAFITTAIIAVPALLLPEYLFYPILGADDMQLVYDTKPIFQIILILLLMFSVATIFFNGLSGTGASLQALIIQIACTIFYMVVAFYIIKIKQMGLNWAWGSESIYWVIIFLSSAYALYGRKWKTIFD, encoded by the coding sequence GTGAATCTAAGCACCTCTTACCGCAATATACTTAAGATTTCAGCTCCGATTATGATTGGTGGAGCATCTCAAAACATCATAGCGCTCACAGATAGTATATTTTTATATCATTATGATCAGCTGATGTTTGCTGCAATGGGCTTTGTCGGAGTGTATTATCTGATCATTGCCGCTATTGGATATGGTTTTTCCAGAGGCGGGCAGATCCTGATAGCCAGGAAAATGGGGGAGAAAAATAAAGTAGCGATCGGTCAAATAGTACATATGATGGTTTTATTTGAATTGGTGATGGCTACTGTCATGTTTTTTTTCATGAGGTATGGCAGTGAATGGCTTTTTACCAAATTAGCCTCTTCGGAGACCATCATCCAACATAGTCTGTCTTACATCAAGTATAGGTCTGTAGGTGCTTTTTTTAGTTACCTGGGGGTGGTCTATATTGCTTTGTATGCAGGGGTAGCTCGAACTGCAGTGATTGGCTATCAGACCTTTGTGTTGATTATTATTAACTTGATACTTAATTATGGGTTTATATTCGGCCATTTTGGCTTGCCTTCAATGGGAATAGGCGGGGCAGCCCTGGCCAGTACTTTGGCGGAGGCAATCACGCTGATCATATTTACTTTTTTTATTTTTCTGGACAATAAAAAATACCAATATCATATTTTTAACCTGCATCCTATCAATTGGAAAATCATCCGTCAGATCATCCAGGTTTCAGTACCTTTTGTAGTACAATCTATCGTGGGTTTAGGATCTTGGTTTTTGCTATTTTCCTGGATTGAGAATATGGGCGAAAAAGAGCTCGCCATCTCTAACCTTGGCCGAATCGTCTACCTAATCCTCAGTGTGCCGATCTGGGGTTATGCTGCCGGTATCCAGACTTTGGTAAGTGGCTATATCGGCAAGGACCGGTTAAATGCGGTGATCCCAATCATCAAAAAAACTGCCGTGCTAGCTTTTATCACCACAGCCATCATAGCTGTTCCGGCTTTACTGCTCCCAGAATATCTATTTTATCCGATCCTTGGAGCTGATGATATGCAGCTGGTGTACGATACGAAGCCTATTTTTCAAATCATACTCATATTGTTGCTCATGTTTTCTGTAGCGACGATTTTCTTTAATGGGTTGAGCGGCACAGGTGCATCTCTGCAAGCATTGATAATACAAATAGCTTGTACTATTTTTTATATGGTAGTAGCATTTTATATTATCAAAATAAAACAAATGGGACTGAATTGGGCCTGGGGATCAGAGAGCATCTATTGGGTGATTATCTTTCTTTCGTCGGCCTATGCTTTGTACGGTCGCAAATGGAAAACTATCTTTGATTAA
- a CDS encoding amidohydrolase, translating into MIKKSILFFIVVMWTIGLIAQSKTKSTSKSKVTTTAAVDMRSVIDKMADEIDAEVCIQRHWFHQNAELSNREFKTSERIAETLKSMGIETQTGIAKTGVVGLIRGAKPGPTILLRADIDGLPVTERVDLPWKSVNKAVYQGMSVGVMHACGHDTHIAMLLGAAKILNSMKDQLKGNIKLVFQPAEEGAPAGEEGGAGLMIQEGLMNNPAVDVAFGLHVNSLTPVGHINYKPAGIMAAADQLKITIKGVQSHGSTPWKSVDPVVIGSEIVMALQTIISRQVDLTKEAAVVTVATFHAGVRNNIIPEDAELTGTIRTLDTGMQRIIHQKIRLIVANIAESMGAEAETEIIMGYPVTFNDPALTDLMLPTIKRVTGEKNTHLIKAVTGAEDFSKYALKVPGLFLFVGGMPAGNDINLAPSHHTPDFYVDDKGMKTGIRALCNLAIDYADQWKSANGLMSVNPQK; encoded by the coding sequence ATGATAAAGAAATCAATATTGTTTTTTATAGTTGTGATGTGGACGATAGGGCTTATAGCACAGTCAAAAACCAAATCCACTTCAAAATCTAAAGTCACGACCACGGCGGCCGTCGATATGAGATCAGTCATAGACAAGATGGCAGATGAAATAGATGCCGAAGTTTGCATTCAGAGGCATTGGTTTCATCAAAATGCAGAACTCAGTAATCGTGAATTTAAGACAAGTGAGCGCATAGCTGAAACCTTAAAGTCCATGGGTATTGAAACCCAAACCGGTATCGCTAAGACAGGGGTAGTTGGCCTTATACGGGGTGCCAAACCCGGCCCCACGATCTTATTGAGAGCAGATATAGATGGATTGCCAGTGACTGAACGAGTCGATCTCCCCTGGAAGTCAGTCAACAAAGCCGTGTACCAGGGTATGTCTGTCGGGGTCATGCATGCATGCGGGCATGATACACATATCGCAATGTTGCTTGGTGCAGCCAAAATTCTTAATTCTATGAAAGATCAGCTCAAAGGCAATATAAAACTTGTTTTCCAACCAGCGGAAGAAGGCGCTCCTGCAGGAGAAGAAGGAGGAGCCGGATTGATGATCCAAGAAGGACTTATGAACAATCCTGCAGTGGATGTTGCCTTCGGGCTCCATGTCAATTCACTCACCCCGGTAGGACATATCAATTATAAACCAGCCGGTATTATGGCAGCAGCAGACCAACTTAAAATCACGATCAAAGGGGTACAATCCCATGGGTCTACCCCCTGGAAAAGTGTCGACCCTGTAGTCATCGGATCAGAGATAGTCATGGCACTCCAGACCATTATAAGCCGTCAGGTAGATCTCACCAAAGAAGCTGCAGTAGTGACGGTAGCTACTTTTCACGCCGGGGTACGTAATAATATTATCCCGGAGGATGCAGAACTAACTGGCACTATCCGCACTCTGGATACTGGCATGCAGCGCATCATTCATCAAAAAATCAGACTTATTGTAGCCAACATCGCGGAGAGCATGGGTGCCGAAGCTGAAACTGAAATCATTATGGGCTACCCGGTCACATTTAATGACCCTGCTTTAACTGATCTCATGTTACCCACTATCAAGCGGGTAACCGGAGAAAAAAATACTCACCTGATCAAGGCAGTCACCGGTGCAGAGGATTTTTCCAAATATGCGCTAAAAGTGCCTGGCTTGTTTCTATTTGTAGGTGGTATGCCGGCGGGTAATGACATTAACCTGGCACCTTCTCATCATACACCTGATTTTTATGTTGATGATAAAGGGATGAAGACCGGGATCAGAGCACTCTGCAATTTGGCGATCGATTATGCTGATCAGTGGAAGTCTGCAAATGGACTGATGTCGGTCAACCCTCAAAAGTAG
- a CDS encoding GMC family oxidoreductase: protein MNINSGLKEQNTFDAIVIGSGISGGWAAKELCEKGLKVLMLERGGPLLHPNYPTASTSPWDFEHHNRLTQEDREKYYVQTRHYSIGEDNKHFYIVDKDNPYIETKRYDWVRANVVGGRSLLWARMTWRWSDLDFKANAKDGHGVDWPIRYKDIEPWYTYVEKFIGVNGNKDGLAIVPDGHFQKPMEMNCVEKDFTRIINDKMKRPVIMGRCANLTEPVKGRGVCQYRNLCHRGCPYGAYFSTNASTLPAAFETGNLTLRPHSLANQILYDEKSQKASGVEVIDTETKNVVQYYAKLIFVNAATLATAQILLNSTSNRFPNGLGNDSDQVGRNIMDHHKFASASAQVEGYEDKYYYGRRPNGIYVPRFRNIHEQRPDYIRGFGMQGGASRSGWNNGDHVKNHGFGEELKAAVAQPGGWTISLGAFGECLPYSENRVTINKDKKDPWGMNMLEANVEFRENEKAMSKDMTDSAAEMLEAAGYKNVKPNYAISFPGNANHEMGSVRMGRDTKTSVLNGFNQMHSVKNVFVTDGSFMASSSCVNPSLTYMAMTARACAYAVEELKKRNI from the coding sequence ATAAATATAAACAGCGGGTTAAAGGAGCAAAATACTTTTGATGCCATAGTCATTGGTTCAGGTATCAGTGGAGGCTGGGCTGCCAAGGAACTTTGTGAAAAAGGATTAAAAGTGTTAATGCTTGAGCGTGGGGGGCCTCTATTACATCCCAATTACCCAACGGCATCCACCTCACCCTGGGATTTTGAACATCACAATAGGCTGACTCAGGAAGATCGGGAGAAATATTATGTACAAACCAGGCATTATTCAATAGGAGAAGACAATAAACACTTTTATATAGTGGACAAAGACAATCCCTATATTGAAACTAAAAGATATGATTGGGTCAGAGCCAATGTAGTCGGAGGAAGGTCCTTATTGTGGGCTCGTATGACCTGGCGATGGTCAGATTTGGATTTTAAAGCCAATGCCAAAGACGGGCATGGGGTCGATTGGCCTATCAGATATAAGGACATTGAACCGTGGTATACTTATGTTGAAAAATTCATTGGGGTGAATGGCAATAAGGATGGTCTTGCCATCGTACCTGATGGTCACTTTCAGAAACCAATGGAGATGAACTGTGTTGAAAAAGATTTCACCCGGATCATCAATGATAAAATGAAGAGACCAGTTATTATGGGTCGTTGCGCTAACCTCACGGAGCCGGTCAAAGGCAGAGGTGTATGCCAGTATCGAAATCTATGTCATCGAGGCTGTCCATACGGAGCCTATTTTAGCACGAATGCGTCAACCTTGCCAGCAGCTTTTGAAACAGGCAATCTCACTTTAAGGCCGCATTCACTGGCCAATCAAATTCTGTATGACGAAAAAAGCCAAAAAGCTTCTGGGGTTGAAGTCATAGACACTGAGACAAAAAATGTTGTACAGTATTATGCTAAACTGATATTTGTCAATGCAGCAACCCTCGCTACTGCTCAAATACTATTAAACTCAACCTCCAACCGATTTCCGAATGGGTTGGGCAATGACAGCGATCAGGTAGGCAGAAACATTATGGATCATCACAAATTTGCCAGTGCGTCAGCGCAGGTTGAAGGGTATGAAGATAAATATTATTATGGTCGTCGTCCAAACGGTATTTATGTACCCCGGTTTAGGAATATTCACGAGCAGAGGCCTGACTATATTCGAGGGTTTGGCATGCAGGGTGGGGCATCCAGGAGTGGCTGGAACAATGGTGATCATGTAAAAAATCACGGTTTTGGCGAAGAACTCAAAGCGGCGGTAGCACAGCCAGGAGGGTGGACGATCAGTCTCGGTGCTTTTGGGGAATGCCTGCCTTACTCAGAAAATCGAGTGACCATCAACAAGGATAAAAAAGATCCATGGGGAATGAATATGTTGGAAGCCAATGTAGAATTTCGAGAAAACGAAAAAGCGATGAGTAAAGATATGACAGATTCGGCAGCTGAAATGCTTGAGGCTGCAGGGTATAAAAATGTCAAACCTAATTATGCTATCTCCTTTCCGGGGAATGCTAATCATGAAATGGGTTCTGTCAGGATGGGGCGAGATACCAAAACTTCTGTGCTCAATGGCTTTAATCAAATGCATTCAGTGAAAAACGTTTTTGTTACGGATGGATCCTTTATGGCTTCCAGCAGTTGTGTCAATCCCTCCCTGACTTATATGGCCATGACAGCCCGGGCATGTGCGTATGCTGTAGAAGAATTAAAGAAACGGAATATTTAA
- a CDS encoding GNAT family N-acetyltransferase, giving the protein MLYCPIQFATPAYDEAVKLRYEVLKEPLGLDFTVEALSEEFNQFHLAAYAGDGGLTAYLLLTPLENKVIQMRQVVVKPAFQRKGIGKGLVMYSEAWSRHHGYSEMVLHARKEAVAFYEKLGYSRTGKSFEEVGIPHWLMKKKLSA; this is encoded by the coding sequence ATGCTCTATTGCCCTATACAGTTTGCCACACCAGCCTATGACGAAGCGGTCAAACTTAGATATGAGGTATTAAAAGAACCCCTGGGTTTAGATTTTACGGTCGAGGCGCTGTCAGAAGAATTTAATCAGTTTCATTTAGCTGCTTACGCCGGAGATGGTGGGCTGACTGCCTACTTATTACTTACACCCTTAGAAAATAAAGTGATTCAGATGCGGCAAGTAGTTGTAAAACCAGCCTTTCAAAGAAAAGGCATTGGTAAAGGACTAGTGATGTATAGTGAGGCATGGTCCAGGCATCATGGTTACTCCGAAATGGTACTCCATGCGAGGAAGGAGGCTGTTGCTTTTTACGAAAAACTGGGATATTCAAGGACCGGCAAATCCTTTGAAGAGGTAGGGATTCCTCATTGGCTGATGAAGAAAAAATTATCAGCTTGA
- a CDS encoding WbqC family protein encodes MEQSTISSIHTRFTTQYFPDIPTLRHMFSSQVVLIEAAETYQKNSLRNRCYLASSTGKIMLSVPLCKGKHQQLAIREVRIAHHLPWVSNHLRTISNYYKRAPFFDHFFGDIEAILGRKQTFLLDLNWDLLHYICSCFHWNPDIAYALDFVPSREKDPLELNDHLVYPQLFQDKNGFIGGLSTLDLMFCIGPQLKYLSARN; translated from the coding sequence ATGGAGCAATCGACTATATCATCAATCCATACCCGATTTACTACACAATATTTTCCTGATATTCCGACACTTAGACACATGTTTTCAAGCCAGGTGGTGCTGATAGAAGCTGCTGAAACCTATCAGAAAAACAGCCTCCGAAATCGGTGTTACCTCGCATCCAGTACTGGAAAAATCATGTTGTCAGTGCCACTGTGTAAGGGCAAACACCAGCAACTTGCAATCAGGGAGGTCAGAATAGCCCATCATCTACCCTGGGTCTCCAACCACCTCAGGACTATATCCAATTATTATAAGAGAGCTCCATTCTTTGATCACTTTTTCGGAGATATTGAAGCTATTTTGGGCAGAAAACAAACTTTTTTATTGGATCTGAATTGGGACTTATTGCATTATATATGTAGTTGTTTTCATTGGAATCCAGATATTGCCTATGCGCTTGATTTTGTACCTTCCAGGGAAAAGGATCCTCTCGAACTGAATGATCATTTAGTCTATCCACAATTGTTTCAAGACAAAAACGGCTTCATAGGAGGATTGAGCACGCTGGATTTGATGTTCTGTATCGGGCCGCAATTAAAATATCTATCTGCAAGAAATTAA